Proteins encoded in a region of the Streptomyces sp. NBC_00310 genome:
- a CDS encoding VWA domain-containing protein has translation MITRQRLTAGVFVLLAVLTAGIAVPSTAVADETTATAPKVNLLLDVSGSMRAKDIDGQSRMAAAKQAFNEVLDATPEEVQLGIRTLGADYPGDDRKTGCKDTAQLYPVGPLDRTEAKTAVATLTPTGWTPIGPALLKAADDLEGGEGTKRIVLISDGEDTCAPLDPCEVAREIAAKGIGLTIDTLGLVPNAKMRLQLSCIAEATGGTYTSIEHRDELTDRVNQLVDRAADPVVVPKAVEGADACARAETLASGLYTDREEFGQERWYRVDVKPGQELRVSVSVGADRDVNPDYGVLLRAVTTKNREIVRGDAAGNGRTDVISTGLRYPKAEAEDEEDEDVAETVCLQVTHSYSPASGVKTTPGLPLEITIDVVDGPDQAADVASFGLGRGWWLLGVLVLAGFLAGVLWGWLSRWRLAVWRTN, from the coding sequence ATGATCACAAGACAACGGCTGACAGCAGGTGTGTTCGTCCTGCTCGCCGTCCTGACGGCCGGGATCGCGGTCCCGTCCACGGCCGTCGCCGACGAGACCACGGCCACCGCGCCCAAGGTCAACCTCCTGCTGGACGTCAGCGGTTCGATGCGGGCGAAGGACATCGACGGCCAGTCCCGCATGGCCGCGGCGAAGCAGGCGTTCAACGAGGTGCTGGACGCCACGCCCGAGGAGGTCCAGCTCGGCATCCGCACCCTGGGCGCCGACTACCCGGGCGACGACCGGAAGACGGGCTGCAAGGACACCGCGCAGCTCTACCCGGTGGGGCCGCTGGACCGCACCGAGGCGAAGACGGCGGTGGCGACGCTCACGCCGACGGGCTGGACCCCGATCGGCCCCGCGCTGCTGAAGGCGGCCGACGACCTGGAGGGCGGCGAGGGCACCAAGCGCATCGTGCTGATCAGCGACGGCGAGGACACCTGCGCCCCGCTCGACCCGTGCGAGGTGGCCCGCGAGATCGCGGCGAAGGGCATCGGCCTGACCATCGACACACTCGGCCTGGTCCCGAACGCCAAGATGCGGCTCCAGCTGAGCTGCATCGCCGAGGCGACCGGAGGCACGTACACGTCGATCGAGCACCGCGACGAACTCACCGACCGCGTCAACCAGTTGGTCGACCGGGCCGCCGACCCGGTGGTCGTACCGAAGGCCGTCGAGGGCGCCGACGCGTGCGCGCGGGCGGAGACGCTCGCGTCGGGTCTGTACACCGACCGCGAGGAGTTCGGCCAGGAGCGCTGGTACCGCGTGGACGTGAAGCCGGGCCAGGAACTGCGCGTCTCGGTGAGCGTCGGGGCCGACCGTGACGTCAACCCGGACTACGGCGTGCTGCTGCGTGCGGTGACCACGAAGAACCGGGAGATCGTACGCGGCGACGCGGCCGGCAACGGCCGTACCGACGTCATCTCGACCGGTCTGCGCTACCCCAAGGCGGAGGCCGAGGACGAGGAGGACGAGGACGTCGCCGAGACGGTCTGTCTCCAGGTGACCCACTCCTACTCGCCGGCGAGCGGCGTGAAGACCACGCCCGGTCTGCCGCTCGAAATCACCATCGACGTCGTGGACGGCCCCGACCAGGCCGCCGATGTCGCCTCCTTCGGCCTCGGCCGCGGCTGGTGGCTGCTCGGCGTGCTGGTGCTCGCCGGATTCCTGGCGGGTGTGCTGTGGGGCTGGCTGTCACGCTGGCGGCTCGCGGTCTGGAGGACCAACTGA